acggccaaagaatcatttaaatttttagatagccgattaaagtgaattttaaattaaaagataatatcttcacttgcatcattataaagataatcattattataatatatatatatatatgaaatttcaaaatagaaatattttttgaaagatagaatcataccaaataagagttcaagtcgtagtataagagtcacgcCGTAATCAAAtaatcgtttatatcgtgtcaacctttgtgctttacCATAAATACGAGTTACTATTTCACTTTGTGACTATTTTTAGGTTTCaatgacacctatgagaatagtgcaaaaataaaattatcactacgagaattgagataatgttagtcttttttcatgtagtgtttcttaattaatatatgacgattatctataattatttagaaggtttaaatgttaaagttatttacatataattcaaataactcagatatttaacatggttagtgtcaaatatcaaaatggagtaaaaaaattcactagctaaagaatttttttatatttttagatagctaACTAAAATGAgctttgaattaagaataatattttcaattatattattataaaaataattattattgaaaaataatgttttagaaactgaatttttaagaaagaaatattttttaagagatatcaacacaccaaataagagttcaagtagtagtaaaagagttaagtcttatctaaagagtcattcattgtctcaacatttgattattttgccataaatatgagttattattttactTCCTTACTATTTTTAAGATCTAATGACACCGGCAAAAatgatatcaaaaaagaaaaatagaagaaatggttaattttttcatgtagttaatatccaatgattatctatatttactaagaaagtgtaaattttaagattatttacatacaatccaaataacttaaatatttaatATGATTAGTGCATctgcgcgggtactaatactagtaagTTATATAAAGACACAATGCGTATTGTAGcttatttgtgattgtttttcCTGATATTTTCCAGGCGACTTTTTTCCCATTTGTCAAATCTTTAATTCAgagaaaaaaatagaagaagaaaaaagaagctaAGCTTTGTTCTTCGTATTATGATGTCTTTTTCCTGAGCATTTACATGTGTTCACACCGGGAAAATGTTGACCATATTGGGAGACTTGAGAGGAGAAAATAACGAAAGTAACAAGTCACGAACAAGAGATTACGAGACTTGGGGGCATGTGGTttcttttttaattaattgttttaaaTGATggttaggggtgttcatggttcgatTTGGATtgatttttccctaaaaagaaaccaaaccaagtaagtcggtttttcaaatattagaaccaaacaaaaCCAATTAAGTCGTTTTTTCTCGATTCGATTTATGTCGGTTTTTCAGTTTTTgcggttatttgtcggttttttcttaaatataagacaacactaccaaacacatattccggcgaccacattttcaatgtaacactatcaaatcaattacCTTTTGAGAAATATATTATTTAccaaaatatattgatgataattgaatcaaatagtgatgaataatttaaggactcaattaaaaaataggttatttttaacacgaaatggattcttacccaaaacaaaagaaaactaccaatcaaattagaatgtaaaggtaaagaactatatttttttttttggtaattaatttcatttcatttcaAACAAACAGAATACAAAGATCATAATTGTTTACATCTCCCAGCTCTATCTTCTACCTTCTTTACTCTACATTATCGTCCTACCTATTACACACAATTATAAGTAGGATAGTAATTCATCTCGTCTAGTCTAGCTTGTAGTCGTTATAcacatcttcctcgtccatgTACTGCTTGAACTATCTCTCGAACAAGCTCCTGTATGGACTGCTTCATTCCTCTAAAAATTCTATTATTTCTTTCCTGCCAGACATGATATACTGCTTCTGCAAGTATTAGTCGATATAGTTCTATTTTAATGCTCCTTCCTTTGCAGCATTTGATTGTCCAGTTGAGTTCATCAGTCCATCGCATTGTCATTCTGCAAATCCCCTGCCATTGCAACAGCACTGTCCATAATTGTGAAGTGTAGGAACAGGAAAAGAACAGGTGATCGATAGACTCCTCTTCTTTGTTGCATAGTTCATATGTGACCTCCTCCACGTATCCCAGTCCTCTCAGTCTATCTTTAGCCATTAATTTTCTTTGAACAGCTAGATAGACAATAAATTTCCACTTTGGAACTCCCAGATTACTTTGCATAAGTTTCCTCCACGTTACTCGTTCAAAGTTTCCTCGCAGTTTTGTGTAGAAATTCTTCACTGAAAGCTTTCCATCTTTTTCACTTCAGTTTCATTGTATCCAGTTTCCTCAAAGTATTGTCTAGCTTTGAAAATCTTCTGAATTATCCAGGAAGCTTGTTTTGCCTCAATACTCCATCCTGCTATCTGCTTCTTGTAGTACACATGCACCCACTGTACCCATAACCTATCTTTCTTCTTGCTTAAGTTTCACATCAACTTACAAATGACAGTTTTATTCCAGACTTCAACATTCAATATGTTTAATCCACCAGCTGTCTTAGGCTTGCACAAAGTTTCCCAGGCCACTAATGCTTTCCTAGACTCTTCAATCCCCCCAGTCCATAGGAAAGTTCTGCAAACTTTCTCAATCAAGTGGATCGGTTTCTTTGGGAGGAGAAATATCTGTGACCAATATATCTATATAGAGAACAAGATACTTTTGATTAACTGAATTCTTCCTGCATAGGACAAAATTTTTATTGTCCAAGATTCTATCCTTCCTAGCATTTTCTCTATTAAGGGCTGACACTGTATTAAGGATAGCCTCTTAGTGCTAAGAGGCACTCCTAGATACCTCACTGGTAGCTCTCCCTTCACAAACCCCAGGCCATCTagtatttgttgttgttgctcttcTTTTACTCCTCCAAAAATTATAGAGCTTTTCTCTTTGTTAGCTATTAAACCTGATGTTTTTGAAAACTGTTGAAAGCATTGAAATACCAGTTGTACTGACATAATATCACCCCTACTAAACAGCAATAGAACATCTGCAAAACTCAATTGAATAATATTCATTTTGATGCATTTTGGATGGTAGTTGAAATCTGGGTTCTTTCTGAGAGTCTTTAGTATTCTTGTTAGGTACTCCATAGCTAGCACAAAGAGATAAGATGACAAGGGGTCCCCTTGCCTTAATCCCTTCTTAGCTTTAAAAGGTTCTGTAGGTCACCATTAATCAAGATAAAGTAGGATACTGTGGTAGTACATTGCATGATCTACTGTATGAACTTCTCAGGCAGTTGCAAGTATGCTAGGACTTGTTCTAAGTAGCTCCATTCCACAAAATCATAAGCTTTTTTCATGTCTATATTCATCATACATCTAGGAGATACCCCTTTTCTATTATATCCTTTAACTAGCTCATGACTTAGGATTATGTTATCATTAATCAATCTGCCAGGAACAAAAGCAGCCTGGCTTTTATCCACTAGATCATCCATGACACCCTTTAATCTGTTAGTCAAGACCTTTGATATAATTTTGTACAGAATTGTGCAGCAGAAAATAGGCTTGTACTCAGAGATTCTTGCAGGACTTTTCACCTTTGGTATGAGTGTAACTGTTGTAACATTAATTGGCTTGCACATTTTGGATTCTGCAAAGAACTCTAACACTGCATTTGTGACCTCTTCACCTATCACTAGCCAAGCTTTTTTAAAGAACACTACATTGAAGCCATCACAACATGGAGCTTTTGCATCACTTATACCTTTCAAAGCTTGATATATTTCATCCTTAGTCACCTCTGCTACTAACTGCATCTGCTGTAGTCCGTTCACCTTTGGACCATCTTTCATTACTACTGGATTTACTGCTGGTAGTTCATTTGTTGAAGTCCCCAATAGTTGTTTATAGAAACCTATCACCTCTTACTCTATATCCTTTTTTGTGTGAACTGAGTTGCCATCACTTTTTATCAACCTTCTGATTTTGTTTTGACTGCACCTACTCTTCATACTTGCAAAAAAATAAGTTGTGTTTGCATCCCCTAATTGTAACCACTTTATTCTGGACTTCTGCTTCATAATACTTTCCTCTATTCGTGACCATTTTTCCGGTTGAAGTTTTGCTGCTTTCTCATCTTCTATTAGTTGTCTATTCTGCCCTAGATCACTCACATGTTCCTGCACTTCTATCAATTTCTACCTGTATTCCTTAACCTTAACCCCTACAACATTATATTCAGCCTTGTTCAATTCCTTCATTGCTTGTTttactttcttcattttttccatACATTCCACATTTTCTACCTACCATAAGATTGCCTCCATGCTTCATCAACAATCTTCAGAAAGTTGTCATGCTCAGCTAAGTGATTTAAGAATTTAAAAGGCTTGGcattcttttcttcatttatatCTAGACCAATACTCAAAGGAGAATGGTCTGAACAGTGAGGATCCATAACCCACACTTCATTCTGTGGCATTGAGAGTAACCAGTCTGTATTAACAATTGCCCTGTCTATCTTACTATATGTACTCCTATTGGTCTATGTATACCTTCTTCCATTCGATTTTAGCTCAACTAGTCCTTTGCTTGTCATGAACTCATTAAAATCTCTAACCTCAGCTTCTTGTACAAATTTCCCACAGGTCTATCTTCTCCCTCCCTTATAGCATTATAGTCACCCATAACTAACCAAGCCCCTTGATGTACTAAATGAATCCTTACCAATTCAGACCACAAACATTTCTTGTGTTCTATTTTGTGCAATCCATATACTACAGTAAAGTTAAACTGCGTATCTAACCTCTTCGCATATACACTAGTATGAATTAGTTGATCAGTTTTACACATCTCTTTGCATTCTATTTCACTGGGATCCCACAATATCCAAATTCTCCCTTTGCTACTCTGTTCATAGTTGTCCATATACTTCCATCCTGGAGCTATTCTCCTAGTAACTTGATCTGCATTCTGTTTTTTGATTTTATGTTCTAATATTGCTATTATATACACTTTATTACTTGTAAGAAACCACTTTACCTCCTTCTGCCTAGCAGCTTTATTCAACCCTCTTATGTTCCAAGTGATGAGCTTCATATTGGGATAAATAGGCTCTGAGTAACTCCCTCTTGCCCTGTATCCTCTTTTTGTCTACTTGATCCTTCTCTTTCTTTGTATGGCACCATGGACTCTGCAAGCAAATTGAAGCCATTTAATACATTTACTACATCTGCCTGTTGTCTGTCCCTACTCCTTGCTGCTGATCTTCCTATAACTGTTTGCCATTTTTGTTCCTCATTCCCTTTATTGTTCTCAAGCTGATTATTTATTGTCTATTTGTTTGTCACCTCCCCTTGTACTGTCATCTTCTTCACTGTCTCTTTTACTTTTGATATCCTTTTTGATTGTCATTCCTATTTCTGCTTCATACTCTTGTTCCTCATGTTAGGTTGGTCCCTCATTCTACATTTGATGTCCCACCTGCATACATTTTGTGCATAATTCCGGCACCCAATCATAATCAATTTCCTGCATAAACTCTCTCCCATTAGGATCAGTTACTTTAACTGATTTTGGTAACTCTTTTGTCACATCCATCTCCACTAACACTCTTGCATATGAGATCCTATCAACCTGTGTAGTACATGCATCTGCATATAAAGGTACTCCCAATCCACTACTGATTCTGCTCAGTGATTTATTACCCCAGCAATTCAAAGGTAAATTTGGATATTTCACCCACACTGGTATGGTCTGTAGTACTTCTTTGTTTAAATCAAACTCAGCCGACCACACTTTAACTATAATTGATTTATTATTTATCATGTGAGGCCCAGAGTACAACACCTCATCCCGATCTTCAATCGAATTGTACTTCACCAAAAAATACCCATCGTTATGGAAGTAAACTCTAGGTTTCGCTACAAAATTGCACATGGAAGCTATATACCTCTCCATTGCACCAATTGTTGGACTACCCCCTACAACATACAAAATTAAAGCTAATTTCCATTTTTTAGTTTCCTTATCTATCTCTTCTTTGCATAATTCAActgttatttcaccatttttataaTAGGTGGAATATAGCTCAGATCCATACTTTTAGCTGCATAAGTTGAACCTACAAATAAATTCGCCCATTGTTTTTGTCCTTTTCCAACTTCTTCACCATATTTTGACGCTAATTCCCCTATATCGCCTTGCATCTCTGTTTCCTTTGTAATTGATCGAGTGTTCTGCTCAATTGTCCCTTTTCCACTTGAATTAGTAACTGCATGAGCTATCACTGCTTCCGTATGAATTATACTAGCTTGTTCGGTTCTTATCATTGGAGTTTGTCCCCTATCCTTCATGTTCATCAATGCCGGCCACTGTTCCATCAGAGTTTTGTTATGATCGTTTATCAAATCATTTCCAGACTTTTGAACTAGAGTCTTTGATGTTGAAGCTTCCATTAGAGTATGAGTAGCGACGAGTTTCTTCGGCCTTCCCCTTCCCATGGCTATTTGGCGTACGTTAGTTCATGCACTCTAACGTGCgccgagagaaagagagaaaagaaaagttttcaaaaaagtgcaaactattaacatttaccaCGAATTTTTTGAAACttatcaaatttggtttggttttggttttaatcagaaaaaaaaaacgaaccaaaccgactatttcaaatttattattacacacacacacacacacacacatatatatatatatatatatgttcgttttttttatgattaaaaccaaaaccaaaccaaatttgatcggtttttaaaattcaaaaccaaaacaaaccaaaaagtatcgggttttttggtcggtttggtttggttttcagtttggttcgatttttcgggtttttGTGAACACCCCTAATGATAGTAAATGATCGATAAGCTTTAAATgttgaaaagtatttttaagtGTTTTATCAATAAATAGTTATGTGTTTGGATAGAAGAGCTAAAACTGATTAAAAAGGTAATGATAAGTTAGTACTTATGCTATGTCGGATGGCCTTAACACCATAGGCAAACCTAGACCTGTTAAATGGGTCGATCTGACTCGGACCTTAACTCGTTGACTCTTTGCCAGTGAGTCCTTAATCGGGTCGGTCAAGTTCACTTTCTTATAGGGCCCGGTCCAAATTTAACCTATTAAAAGCTAATAAATGATAgaaaaatttcaaattttgtACATATATACGAACTTGAAATTACTACATGTCGTTGAAGCCAattagaataaaaatgaaagaaaaatcatACTTAAGTAACATTAAAACTTGAGAAACATATGGAATTCAACTATTTCTATAACTAATAGTCTGAAGCATATGAAATTCGACTATATCGATAAGACACCTTATAGTGTCTGCTGCTATATTCTTTCTTCAATGGTTGGATTAAATTGTTTACCACTtatgtgtgtgtttgtgtgtgtgtctGAGGTGGTCCGGGCAGGTTGACTCGTGGATCAGCTACTGGTTCAGGTCCTCCGATTCAATGGGGTGAAATATTATAGCTCGGCCCAGGCCCCTTAAATTAATGGGTTGGTCCGATTAGGATTCCATGAGTCATGGGCCGGTTAAAGGATCAATTTTAAGggggaaattcaaaaataaccagatttataagaggtcgttcaaaaatagcccaatttcaaaagtaatcgaaatttagccacttttcatgtaaagataaatcttagcgaaaacactattcaaaacctgaaaaatacgccagtatattatgctggagttccagtataagtatacttgaacttcagcatattatattggagttccatgataagtatgttggaactccagcataatatgatggagttccagcataagtacactagaactccagcataatatactggagttccagcaagtataccggtccagcataatatactggaagttcatacacaagtgctcgaatctccagtatattatgctggaactttccgtgtgttggagttctagcataatatgctggaagttcatatacaggtgcaccgaactccagtatattatgttggaccggtctctgttgcagcaaaatattggctattttttattgacttggtaaacgctgactatttttgaatgaccaatccgaaaactggctagatcgtgctatttttaccaatTTTAATGAGTTATGTGAGTAGCTTTGTGGGTCAACCCGGCCCATTTGACCGGCCTAGGCAAACCATAGTGTAGTTTACTCTTAATTTGAGTTACTAATTCTCCGGACAATTATTTGTAACAGAATATAATGACAGATATACTACCACAAAGGGGAAAAcatataataataattttaaaagaagagAGATAAGATTCTTCTATGGTGCTAAAGTAATCACCCTACAAACAGCTCCTTTttaatcaaaaaatgaaaagtgAGCTAATTAGTTGCTCCATATGTTAATTGGCCTTAATAATATATATAATCTTGAAGTGGATGTCCATAATTTTTCCCATTTGTCATATGGTGAGAAACATGATTGCATTAttcatataaaatataatatagATTGTGTATGTGTCAAAGTAATGTAACGTTTTTTTGTGTGTTTAAAGTTACTTTTTCATTAATCATTAACAATTGGTGGGGCAAATCAATAATCAAACCTACTCCACTAATTGAAAGGGAATCTAATTATTGATTATGCATTTATGCTACTACTTATGGTTTAGATATACAGGGAAAGAGCTATTTTTGAAGAATAGTTAGCTATTTTTGAAGAATAGTTGATGTATCACAATACTAAGAAATTTTGAAGATGGAGGGGATTTCGCTTGAAAGCCTTGTTTCCGAATACAAATGTGAAACCGATGATAAAGGTTTGGTGGCTGTGTCAATGTTCACCTTGAGGTTTCACAACGATGATCCAAATTCCTTTGCTCTTAAACTCGATATTGGTTCTTCACATGATGACATTGTTTTCCGTACCAAGTGTGTTACCTTCTTTTTCACGTTGGTTTATGGCTTGTGCTTTTGAAACTGGGGTGGTCATTCAGTATTTCGGTTCGATATTTAAGAATTTTGGTTTGATATTTAAGAATTTTGGTTCGATATTTTGGTAGTCCGTTTATCAATTGTatataccaaataccgtaccaaattatttcggtacggttcggtatttattattttggttcggtacggtttcAGTTTAATATTTTCTAAATAAGCAACACAAAATGATGTttgttatgaaatataactcaaagtatcaatatggaacaaggaaataaaagtaattcagtaaaacatgaacaagaaatggaaatagaaagaaggaagagatttttttcttcaaacttgtattttcctatctattacaagacttttatataggcatgaaaagtgaaaaaaatatgtcatggaatatgtcattgaacatataAAATATGttattgaatatgtcattaagcatttgacatgAAGATCATGGAGCAAGaatagacatccaccataatatgatatttatcataacaatgTTAACATTTTCATTGATTTTTTCTAATGAGATAAACTTTCCCTAAACTTTTGAATACTATAAAATTGTATGTATCTGGATTTTGTATAACATACTAcaataatatttttcttttcaCAAAATAACAAGAGTACTGTCTTTAATTTCTTTGTGCTTCAATTTTAGTTTCTttattcttgttttcttttttaatttaaatgAGACCATATATTAGTGACCAACATTTGTGAGAGTAGTAATTTCTTTTTGCTAATGCGAGTGGACTTCAGAACTAAGAGACAAAACTGAGCATGGGCTTGGGCAGTTGGGCTTGGGGCAGGGGTGGGGCGATGGGAAATTGAGAATTAAattagagaaattttcataaaacactatcttttagtattaattagccatctataaatatcatttgctatattacagGTTATAGATACTTTTTCTGTGGCTATATGATgcatttgatgtatttaagctattgtatagCAAAAATAAGCGTGAATCATGGAAGTCcaactaatcagttgttgtattcgagtgtattcgactatattcatggcgtgaaacatgggattacaactggacagattactgtattcgactgtattcacggcgtgaaacagggaATTACACTGTTTTAAAATGGAAAGTGTATCAATTAACATAAAAGACTACTAATATagctcaacaaactcaattataacacataaaGTTTGTATTTTCGGTTATAAAAAATTTTCTCAACTGGAAAACcccccaaaaatatagcaattttcagagaaattatataatacatctgaatacataaattatattaattgaaaaaaacatatgaatacagcgggatacattgaaatacaatgaaaaaaagatagagaatacaatgaaatacacataatacaacgagatacattgaattacaatgaaaaaagacaatgaatataatgaaatacatgaagCCACTCCGGCGAATCTGTGGCGGCCTAAGAGGAGAATTGGTTCGAAAAATTTGTAACGGAGGTTTTCAGGCTGGACTACTCGATCAGAACGCCGTCAATTTTAATGAGGCCTTTCCACTCTTAGGGCCTGATTTCGATGGCCGTTGCTTTGATTTCTAACCTCCATCAGAAAGAATGAGAGATCTAAACAATACACTCAATAGGGATAAAGAACCCATGATTATACAATAGTCTTCGGCCATGGATTTGGCACTGACCAATCTGTGTGGAAACACCTTGTACCTTACCTCGTCGATGAATATCGACACCTCGTCGGCGAATCTGTGGCGGCCTTACCTCGATTTTGATGAGGCCTTTCAAATCAGACACTTGCATTTCAAATCAGTTGTTGTATGCTATATCCTTTTGGAGGAGCTTCAAATTAGTTAGGAGCTCGATTTTGATCGGTGTTGTTGCTTCCATATTTTGTCCTCACCTCTTCTCCAAACTCATCCTTGTTTCAATGGGGTTTGAATGGCACAACTGATCCGCAAAAATTCTGGAGGGTATTAAGATAAAGGGTTATGTTTTACAATGGGATGTATCTAACgtagagaaaaaaaaatagtgtAACTAATTAGCATATTTAGTGACTTAAGCTAGGagataaccaaaattaaatattttgctataaaccttaaaaggtatctatagaatataattttttaaaatagtatttatttaacataaataaggtgttaaccttcgCTACAGGAGGTAAAAAATCCattaagagaaattttcataaaacactatcttttagtattaattagccatctatagatatcatttgctatattacagGTTATAGATACCTTTTCTGTGGCTATATGATgcatttgatgtatttaagctattgtattcatgaatacagtagcaaaataAGCGTGAATCatggaagtccagctaatcagctGTTGTATTCGACTAttttcatggagtgaaacatgggattacaactggacagattactgtattcgactgtattcacggcgtgaaacaggggattacactgttttaaaacggaaagtgtaTCAATTAACATAAAAGACTACTAATATcgctcaacaaactcaattataacacataaaGTTTGTATTTTCGGTTATAAACAATTTTCTTAACTGGAACCCCCCCTAAAATATAGCAattttcagagaaattatataatacatctgaatacataaattatattaattgaaaaaacatataaatacatagaatacagcgggatacattgaaatacaatgaaaaaaagacggagaatacaatgaaatacacagaatacaacgagatacattaaattacaatgaaaaaaagacaatgaatataatgaaatacatgaagCCACTCCGGCGAATCTGTGGCGGCCTAAGAGGAGAATTGGTTCGAAAAATTTGTAATGGAGGATTTCAGGCTGGACTACTCGATCGGAACGCCGTCGATTTTAATGAGGCCTTTCCACTCTTATGGCCTGATTTCGATGGTCGTTGCTTGGATTTCTAACCTCCATCAGAAAGAATGAGAGATCTAAACAATACACTCCATAGGGATAAAGAACCCATGATTATACAATAGTCTTCGACCATGGATTTGGCACTGACCAATTTGTGTGGAAACACCTTGTACCTTACCTCGTCGGTGAATATCGACACCTCGTCGGCGAATCTGTGGCGGCCTTACCTTGATTTTGATAAGGCCTTTCAAATC
The Nicotiana sylvestris chromosome 11, ASM39365v2, whole genome shotgun sequence DNA segment above includes these coding regions:
- the LOC104212513 gene encoding uncharacterized protein; translated protein: MAKDRLRGLGYVEEVTYELCNKEEESIDHLFFSCSYTSQLWTVLLQWQGICRMTMRWTDELNWTIKCCKGRSIKIELYRLILAEAVYHVWQERNNRIFRGMKQSIQELVREIVQAVHGRGRCV